The following DNA comes from Nocardioides panzhihuensis.
TGCTTGGAGATGTCGACACCGAAGAGGTTCACGGTCCCAACGATAGTGATCCCGAGGCGCGAGAGTCGACAGAACGAGCCGTACGTCGGGACATCCTCCCCCGAGAAGTCGGTTTCTGAGCGCGAAAGGTCAGTTCTCGACGCCGAGACGGCAGTTCTTGACGACGAGAGGTCGATCCTCGACGTACGCCCTGCGCACTCGCTGTCGGGAACTGACCCCTCGGCGCCAAGAACTGACTACTCGGCGTCGGGAACTGACTTCTCGGCTAGGAGGGTGTCGGCTGCGGCGTACGGGTCCCGCTCGCCTTTGACCACCTCGGCCGCCAGGGCGTCCAGGTCGTCCATCTCGCCTACGGTGGTCCATCTCGCGCGGAGGGTCTCGACGGCGATGGCCTCGACCTCGGCACGGGCTCGACGGGTGCGCCGCGCCTCGAGCGTCCCGCTGGACCGCAGCCAGTCGCGGTGCTCGTCCAGCGCGGCGACGACCTCGGCCATGCCCTTGCCGGACTGCGCGACCGCGGCTAGGACGGGCGGGGCCCAGGACTCCGCCGGACGGTCGGCCAGGCGCAGCATCCCGCGCAGGTCGCGCTGGACCTTGGTCGCGCCGTCCCGGTCGGCCTTGTTGACGACGTAGAGGTCGCCGATCTCCAGGATGCCGGCCTTCGCGGCCTGGATGCCGTCACCCATCCCGGGCGCGACCAGCACCACGGTGGTGTCGGCGAGCCCGGCGATCTCGACCTCGGACTGACCGACGCCGACGGTCTCGACCAGCACCACGTCGAAACCAGCAGCATCGAGCACTCGCAGGGCCTGCGGGGCCGACCAGGCCAGCCCACCGAGATGGCCCCGGGAGGCCATCGATCGGATGAAGACACCCGGGTCGGTGGCGTGGTCGGTCATCCGGATCCGGTCCCCCAGCAGCGCGCCGCCGGAGAACGGCGAGGACGGGTCGACCGCCAGCACCGCAACGGTGCGGCCCGCGGAGCGCAGCTCGCGGACCAGCGCGGAGGTGGTGGTCGACTTCCCGACCCCGGGCGCACCGGTGAGCCCCACGATGTGGGCGTGCCCGCCGTGCGGCGCGAGCGCGGCCATCACCTCGCGGAGCCGCTCTCCGCCACCGACGGGAGCGTTCTCGACGTACGACACCAGCCGCGCGACCGCCCGGGGCTCACCGCCCCGGGCGCGCGCGACCAGGTCGCTCACATCAGCGATGGCTCAGGCCTTGGGCACACGCACGATCAGGGCGTCGCCCTGACCGCCACCGCCACACAGCGCGGCGGCACCGGTGCCGCCACCGCGGCGCTTGAGCTCGAGGGCGAGGTGCAGCACGACGCGGGTGCCGGACATGCCGACCGGGTGGCCGAGCGCGATGGCGCCACCGTTGACGTTGACCTTATCGGGGTCGAGGTCGAGCTTCTTGGTCGACTCGATGCCGACCGCGGCGAACGCCTCGTTGAACTCCACCAGGTCGAGGTCGGCGGCGGTGATGCCCTCCTTCTCGAGCGCCTTGGCGGTCGCGTTGGCCGGCTGCAGCTGCAGGCTCGAGTCGGGGCCGGCGACCATGCCGTGGGCGCCGATCTCGCACAGCCACTCCAGACCGAGCTCCTCAGCCTTGGCCTTCGACATCACCACGACGGCGGCAGCACCGTCGGAGATCTGCGAGGCGGAGCCGGCGGTGATGGTGCCCTCCTTGGAGAACGCCGGGCGGAGCTTGCCGAGGGACTCGGCGGTGGTGTCGCCGCGTACGCCCTCGTCGGCGCTGACGACGATCGGGTCGCCCTTGCGCTGCGGAATCGACACCGGGACGATCTCATCGTCGAAGACGCCGTTCTTCTGAGCGGCGGCGGCACGCTGGTGCGACGTGGCGGCGAAGGCGTCCTGCTCCTCGCGGGTGAGCTTCACACCCTCGGAGTTGATCTGCTCGGTCAGCCCGCCCATCGCCTGCTGGGTGGCCTGGTCGTAGAGCGCGTCGTAGGCCATCGAGTCAACCAGCGTCGTGTCGCCGTACTTGAAACCCTCGCGCGACTTCGGCAGCAGGTGCGGCGCGTTGGTCATCGACTCCATGCCGCCGGCGACGATGATCTCCGCCTCGCCGGCGCGGATCAGCTGGTCGGCGGTGGCGATGGTGTTGAGGCCGGAGAGGCAGACCTTGTTGATGGTGATCGAGGGCACGTTCATCGGCAGCCCGCCGGCGATGCCCGCGGCGCGCGCCGGGTTCTGGCCGGCACCGGCCTGGATGACCTGACCCATGATCAGGTAGTCGACCTGATCCGGCGAGACGCCCGCCTTCTCGAGGGCGCCCTTGATGGCGACGCCGCCCAGATCGGCCGCGGACAAGCTCTTGAGCCCGCCGAGCAGGCGGCCGATCGGCGTACGCGCCCCGGCGACGATGACGTTGGACATGGGTCCTCCAAGAATGTTGGGTGGTGCTGATCTGCCTTGAGGTTACTAATTAGTAACCTCAGTGGGAAGAGTGTTGAGCGCAGCCTGGTGTGGCTGTCATCACACATTGTGCCCGTTGACCCCGACCTCAAGGAGAGTAGGCCCATGACATCCGTGGAGATCCCATCGCACCTGTTCACCCAGATCGACCACGTCGGTCTCGCCGTCGCCGATCTGGACGCGGCGATCGACTTCTACGAGAAGACCTTCGGCATGAAGCTCGCCCACCGCGAGACCAACGAGGAGCAGGGCGTCGAGGAGGCGATGATCGCGATCGGCGAATCCGACAACAAGCTCCAGCTGCTCGCCCCGCTCAACGAGAAGAGCACCATCGCCAAGTTCCTCGACCGCAACGGCCCCGGCATGCAGCAGCTCGCCTACCGGGTCACCGACGTCGAGCAGGTCTCCGCGATCCTGAAGGAGCGCGGCGTACGCCTTCTCTACGACGCACCGCGACGCGGCACCGCCGACTCGCGGATCAACTTCATCCACCCCAAGGACGCCGGCGGCGTCCTGGTCGAGCTCGTCGAGCCGGCCGCCCAGCCCGGCCACTGAGCCCGCTCACCGGACCCATCACCGGACCCATCACCGGACCCATCACCGGACCCATCACCGGACAAGAGCCCACCAGGGCACATGAACGTTCCAAGAGTCATGTGTCACATGAGGCTGGTCAAGACGGTTACTCACCAGTAATGTCCAGCGAATAGAGTCAACCGCGACCCCTACGACGACGCAGGAGCCGACCACCATGCAGAACATCCTCGACGCGATCCTCGCCGGCGACACGCCCGGCGAGGAGTTCGCGAACCTCGAGATCCCCAGCCACTACCGTGCCGCAACCGTCCACAAGGACGAGGTCGACATGTTCGAGGGCGTCGCGACCAAGGAGAAGGACCCGCGCAAGTCCCTCCACGTCGAGGACGTCGCTCTCCCCCAGCTCGGTCCGGGCGAGGCCTTCGTCGCGGTGATGGCCTCGGCGATCAACTACAACACCGTGTGGACCTCGATCTTCGAGCCGGTCTCGACCTTCGGGTTCCTGGAGCGCTACGGCAAGGAGTCCGAGCTCGGCGCCCGCCACAACCTCGACTACCACGTCGTCGGCTCCGACCTGTCCGGCGTCGTGCTGGCCGTGGGTGCCGGCGTGACCAAGTGGAAGCCGGGCGACCGCGTCGTCGCCCACTGCCTCTCGGTCGAGCTCGAGGCCCCCGACGGCCACAACGACACGATGATGGATCCCTCGCAGCGCATCTGGGGCTTCGAGACCAACTTCGGCGGCCTCGCCGACGTCGCGATGGTCAAGGCCAACCAGCTCATGCCCAAGCCCGAGCACCTCACCTGGGAGGAGGCCGCCTCCCCCGGCCTGGTCAACTGCACCGCCTACCGCCAGCTCGTCTCCGTCAACGGTGGCAACATGAAGCAGGGCGACAACGTCCTGATCTGGGGCGCCTCCGGCGGTCTCGGCGGCTTCGCGACGCAGTACGCCCTCAACGGCGGCGCCAACCCGGTCTGTGTCGTCTCCAACGAGGAGAAGGCCAAGATCGTGCGCAACATGGGCGCCGAGATGGTCATCAACCGCTCCGAGATGGACTTCAAGTTCTGGAACGAGGAGGGCACCCAGCAGAACCCGAAGGAGTGGAAGCGCCTCGGCAAGGCGATCCGCGATCTCACCGGCGGCGAGGACATCGACATCGTCTTCGAGCACCCGGGCCGCGAGACCTTCGGCGCGAGCGTGTACGTGACCCGCAAGGGCGGCACCATCACCACCTGCGCGTCGACCTCGGGTTACATGCACGAGTACGACAACCGCTACCTGTGGATGAACCTCAAGCGGATCATCTCCAGCCACTTCGCCAACTACCGCGAGTCGTGGGAGGCCAACCGCCTCATCGCGCAGGGCAAGATCCACCCGACGCTGTCGCGGACCTACACCCTCGAGGATGTCGGCCAGGCCTCGCTCGACGTGCACCACAACAAGCACCAGGGCAAGGTCGGCGTGCTCTGCCTGTCCCCCGAGGAGGGTCTCGGCGTCCTCGATGAGGAGAAGCGTGCGGCTCACATCGACAAGATCAACCTCTTCCGCGGAATCTGAGACTCGCAGTCTGGGTAAATAGATCTCGTTTGAGACTCGATTCACGGCCGGTCTCCTCTTGCGTGAGAGGCGACCGGCCGTAGTCTTGCCCTTTGGGAGCAGAGGCAGCTCGTAGAAGACCTACAGTGTGAGGAATCCGCCACAAATGACGAATGAGGGACTGTCCATCTTCAACGAGGCTTCAGAGCCTCGGAAGAACCCCGAGCAGGACTCGACCGAGACACAGGTCCTCCCCCGGGTCCCCGGCGCGTCCGGGTCGCCCAGCTCCGGCCACAACTCACCACCACCGGCGCCAGGCTCACTCCCAGCCTTCCCGGTCGTGCGACGTGGCGGATACGACCCCGGGACGGTCAACGCCCGGGTCCAGCAGCTGCTTCAGGCCAACGGCCAGGGTCAGTCGGCCCTGCGCAACGCGCAGCGACGCATCGCCGAGCTCGAGCGCCAGGTCAACGACCTGAAGGCCACGGCCGCGCAAGGCAACGAGGCCCCGTCCTACGCCTCCCTCGGTGGTCGCGCAAGCGCGATGCTCCGACTGGCCGAGGAAGAGGCCGCAGCCGTCAAGGAGGCCGCCGAGAAGGAGGCCGCGGTCATCCGCGAGGCCGCCCAGCGCGAGGCCGCCGCAGCCAAGGCGTCCGCCCAGCGTGACATCGAGTCGCTGCGTACGACTCACTACAAGGAGATCGACGACCACCGCGAGAAGGTGACGTCCGAGGTCCAGCAGGCCCGCAAGATGGTGCAGGCCGAGAGCGAGGAGCTGCTCGCCGCCGCCAAGCGCGAGGCCGACCAGATCCGGCTCGCCGTCCAGCAGGAGGTCACCCAGCTGCGTACGTCGACCCAGCGCGAGGTCGAGAAGGCCCGGGCCGGCGCGGACCGCGAGGTCCAGGAGGCCCGGCGGATGCTCGCCGTCGAGCGCGAGCGTCTCGCCCGCGAGGCCGCCGACCACCACGACCAGGCGATGGCCGAGACCACTCGCATCGTCACCGAGGGCGAGACCCGCGCCGCCGACGCCGAGGAGCGGGCCCGGATCGCCGCCCAGCACGTCGCCGACCAGCGCGCCGAGCTGGCCAAGGAGTCCGAGGGAATCATCGCCCGCGCCCGCCGCGACGCCGAGGCGATCCTGTCCAAGGCTCGCGCCGAGGCCGACCACCTCGCCTCCACCGCGACCGTCGAGGCCGAGAAGGGTCACGCGATCATCAAGGCCGAGGTCGACCGCCTCACCAAGCGCCGCGACGCGATCGCCGCTCAGCTCTCCTCGCTCACCGACCTGGTCTCCGGGTTCGGCAAGACCGAGGACCCGGCCGAGCTCGAGGCTCCCAAGCCGATCACCGAGGAGGAGGACATCGTCGACGGCGAGCTCGTCGACCAGGTCGAGGAGAGCGTCACCGTGGTCGACTCCGAGGATGGCCTCGGTGACGACTACGACGACTACGACGAGCCGTCCGAGAAGACCGCGATCCGCGAGCCCGAGACAGCTAAGTCCGAGAGGTGAACGCCGCCGCTGCCGACCGTCCAGGGGACGGTCCGGAGACGACGTCTGCCGAGACCGGCCCCAGCGACGACTCGACGGTCGACAGCGGGTCCGCGATCACCGCCGACGAGCCGGAACCGGAGCCAGAGGAGAGCGAACGGGACAAGCGGTACGGCAAGCCCGGACCGCCGTTCGACCGGAGGTCTCCCTACCTCTTCGGGCTGCTTCTCGGCTTCGGTCTGCTGACTGCCTACGCGGCGTCGAACCTCTTCACCACGATGGGGAGCGTGATCCTCCAGGTGGTGGTCTCGCTCTTCATCGCCGCGGGGATCAACCCGATGGTGGTGTTCCTCCAGAGGCGCGGCTTCCCCCGGCCGTGGGCGGTCCTGACGGTCATCCTCGGCGTCCTGGGTGCGCTTGCCCTTTTCTTCGTGGCGCTCGTGCCGGTGATCAGCGACCAGATCGCCAAGATCTCGGCCAACGTGCCCGACTGGATCGAGGAGCTCCAGCGCAACCAGCGCATCCAGCAGCTCAACGACGAATACCGGATCCTCGACAAGGTGCAGGACTACGTCGCCAGCGGCGACTTCGTCAGCAGTGCCTTCGGCGGGGCGCTGGGCGTGGGCCTGGCGGTGATCAACGTGCTCGTCACGGGCTTCATCGTCATCGTCTTGACGCTCTACTTCATCGCCGCCTACGACCAGACGAAGAACGCCCTCTACCGCCTCGCCCCGGCCTCGCGCCGCGACCGGGTCAGCAAGCTGGGCGACCGGGTCTTCGAGGGCATCGGGGGCTATGTCTCCGGCGCCTTCATCGTCGCGCTGTGCGCCGGCCTGTCCACGCTGGTGCTGCTCTTCGCCGTCGGGATGGGCGAGTACGCAGTCGCTCTCGCCTTCGTCGTCATGATCACCGACGTGATCCCGATGATCGGGGCCACCATCGGCGCGATCATCGTCTGCTCGATCACCTTCGCGACGACCGACCTGAAGACGGGCATCATCGCGGTGATCTTCTACATCGCCTACCAGCAGTTCGAGAACTACGTCATCTACCCACGGGTGATGTCTCGCTCCGTCGACGTCCCCGGGGTCGTCATCGTGATCGCGGCGCTCGTCGGCGCCTCGCTCCTCGGTGTCGTCGGCGCGCTGCTGGCGATCCCGACCGCGGCCGCCATCCTGATGCTGGTCCGCGAGGTCTACGTCAGGGCTCAGGACCAGAGGTAGCCAGACCCTGGGAAGCGCCGCACGCAGCCGATGCGTGCGGCGCTTCGCCGTCTCAGGAGGCAGTCGTCGACTGCTCGCCCTGCTGGACCGCGATGATGCCGGCCAGCACCACCAGCCCACCGATGAGCTGAATGAGCCCCGGGGCCTCGCCGAGCAGCAGCCAGGCGAAGACGACGGCCGAGACGACCTCGAGAAGCCCGACGAACGAGGAGAGCCGCGAGCCCAGGTTTCGGGTGGCGGCGATGCCGGTGGCGTACGCGACCGAGCAGGTCAGCACACCGAGGCCGATCAGCGGCACCCACCAGGCCACCTCGAGGCCCGCCATGACCACGGGCGACGTCTCGATCGCGAACGGGATGGCCCCGATCAGGCAGAGCAGCGCCAGCAGGATCGTCGCACCCGTCAGGCCGAGCCAGGCCAGCGCGAGCGGCGGCAGCGTGGTGCTGGAGTGGGCGTTGAGGACGAAGTAGCCGGCCAGGCCGACGGCCGCCCCTGCAGCCCACAGGATCCCGACCGGGTGGACGTTCGCGCCGCTGACCAGATCGAGGACGAGCACGAGCCCGGCGATCGCGATCAGAGCGCCCACCATCGTCAGCCGCGAGGGCCGCTCCCCGTGTCGCAGCCACATCCACGCGACGACGAGCACGACCCCCATGTACTCCATCAGCAGTGCCGGCCCGACGGCCATCCACTGCACCGCCGAGAAGAACGCGAACTGCGGCACCACGATCGCAAGCAGCGCGTACGCCACCACGAGCCGCCAGCTCGCCGCGACGCTCCGCCACCGGCCGGAGAGCGCGCGCACCGCGAAGGGGGCGAGCACGACGGCACCGATGCCGACACGGAAGATCAGCACGCCTCCCGTCGTCCAGCCGGTGTCGAAGAGGCCGCGCCCGAGCGGGCCGGAGAGGCTGAACGTGACCGCCGAGACGACCGCCAGGAGGAGCCCGGCAGCCACCAGCGGCGTCTTCGTGCTCTGCGGCACCGCTTCGTCATTGGTCAACGTCGTCATGACACATGACAATCCCATCGTCGCGGTAATGTGTCAACATGGTTTTCACTTATGACACCGATATGGGTCTCCAGGCCGTTGTCGACCTCGTGAACACCGACGGCAGCAGCTCCGACGACCTGACGGAGGTCGCCCAGCTCGATGCCTTCTACCAGCGCTGGGGCTACACCGGACGCCACGACCGCACGCGAGCCGAGCTCGAGGACGTCCGCCGCATCCGACCCGTGATGCGCGAGCTCCTTCTCGCCGACCGCGACGAGGCGGTGCACCTCGTCAACAAGCTTCTCTCCGACTACGGCACCACTCCACAGCTGGTCCGCCACGACGAGACCGACTGGCACATCCATGCCTCCGCCGAGGACCGGCCCTATGCCGAGCGGATCATCGTCGAGACCGCGATGGCCATGGTCGACGTCATTCGCACCGACGAGCTGTCCCGGCTCTCGATCTGCGCCGACGAGGGCTGTGAGGGAGTGGTCGTCGATCTGTCCCGCAATCGCTCGAAACGCTACTGCTCACAGACGTGCACCAACCGCAACGCGGTCGCGGCCTATCGGGAGCGTCAGGGCTCGGCGAGGAAGTAGGCGGATGCGTCGCGTCGCCAGGGCGCGTACTCGGCAAGGCGCCCCGCCGAAGTCATACCGGGGTCTTTCGAGGCGGGGCAACGCCGCCGAGTGCGTGCCGTGGCGGCGCGGAGCGCCGCCTAGTTCCTGGTCGAGCCCTAGGCGAGCGCGAAGTAGCGGAGGGCGACGTAGACCCAGGCGACGGCCAGCGTCACGATCGTCACCACGATGCCGTACCGCGTGAACTTCCAGAAGCTGATCGGGTGGCCGGACTTGGCAGCGAGGCCGAGCACGACCACGTTGGCGCCGGCGGCGACGGCGGTGGTGTTGCCGCCGAGGTCGGCGCCGAAGACCAGGGCCCACCACAGCGGACTGTCGGCGCCCGAGGACGGCGTCGCGGCGACCATCTCCTCCACGATCGGCACCATCGCCGCGGTGTAGGGGATGTTGTCGACGAAGCCACCCACGACCGCCGAGCCGATCATCAGCCCGGTCACCCCGGCGAGCTCGTTGTCGCCCATCAGGTCGGCGGCGTACGTTCCCAGCGACCCGATCACACCGACCTCGACCAGGCCTCCGACCAGCACGAACAGAGCCATGAAGAAGGCGAGCGTCGACCACTCGACCTCCTCCAGGAAGGCCTCGGTCGGTGTCTGCGAGACGACGACCATCGCGCCGGCGCCGAGCATGGCGACCAGCGACGGGTCCAGGTGGAGCTCGGTGTGCAGGCCGAAGGCGAGCATCACCAGGGCCAGGACGGCCAGGCATCGGTAGAGCAGCCCACGGTCCGGGATCGCCGAGGCGGGCGGCTCGATCAGGCCGTCCAGGTCGACCTGGCCACGGAAGTCGCGGCGGAAGAGCACCCGGACCAGACCGATCAGCACGACCAGCAGGATCAGGCACAGCGGCAGCGAGTGGATCAGGAAGTCGTCGAAGGTCAGGTTCGCCCGGCTGGCCACGATGATGTTGGGCGGGTCGGCGATCAGGGTCGAGGTGCCGCCGACGTTCGCGGCCAGGATGAGCGAGATCAGGTACGGCATCGGGTTCAGTCCCAGCCGCTCGCAGACCGACAACGTCACCGGCGTGACCAGCAGCACCGTGGTCACGTTGTCAAGGATGGGCGAGAGCGCCGCGGTGACGAGGATCAGCAGCGTCGCCAGACGCGCCGGGCGGCCGCCGGAGTGCTTGACCGCCCATAGCGCAAGGAACTCGAACAGGCCCGTCTGCTTCAGGACGCCGACGATCACCATCATCCCGAAGAGCAGGAAGATGACGTCCCAGTCGACCCCGGTCTCGTGACTGTAGAAGGCGGACTCGGCACTGATGATCCCGATCGCCACCATCGCCGCGACACCGCCCAGGGCTGCGGCGACGCGGTGGACACGCTCGGTGGCGATGAGACCGTAGGTGACGATGAAGATCGCGATTGCTGCGTACACGATCATGTGTTGAGCTCCATGCCATCGACTCTCCGCGACCGCACGCCCGATCCGAATGGGTGCTGCCACCCATAAGCCCTGGCCAGAGAGCATGTCAGGGTTGCTGCATGAGTCATCTACCCCTCTACTGGCGGGTCTGCCTGACGAACTGGGCGGTGTTCTGCGTCGGGACCCTGGTCCTGGCGCTGTCCCCGGCCCGGGTCTCGGAGCGGGTCCTGGCCTCGGAGGCGCTGGTGCTGGCGGTGGGGCTGGTCGTGATGGCGACCCTCAACGCCCTCCTGCTGCTGCGCAGCCTGGCACCGATCGACCGGGTTATCCGCACGATGGACTCGGTGGACCACCTCTCCCCCGACCAGCGCCTGTCCACCCAGGGCAAGGGCGCCGGCGCCCGGCTGGTCGCCAGCTACAACGCGATGCTCGAGCGACTGGAGACCGAGCGGAGCACCAGCAACGCCAAGGCGCTCGCCGCCCAGGAGGCCGAGCGGCACCGGATCGCCCAAGAGCTCCACGACGAGGTCGGGCAGTCGCTCACCGTCGTACTCCTGGGGCTCAAGGGGCTGGAGCGGCAGGTGCCGGAATCGGTTCGCGAGGAGTTCGCCGCCGTCCGTGAGTCGGCCCGGACCGGCATCGACGACGTACGCCGCGTGGCCCGGCAGCTACGTCCCGGCGTGCTCGAGGACCTCGGCCTGCACGCCGCCCTCGCCTCGCTGGCCACCGACGTCGGCGCCCGCGGCCGCACCACCGTACGGCGCACGATCGCGCCCGGACTTCCCGACCTCCCCCAGGACCGCGAGCTCGTGATCTACCGGGTCGCTCAGGAGGCGCTCACCAACGTCGTACGACACGCCCACGCTGCCACCGCCGACCTCTCCCTCGGCAAGGTCGGCGACAAGGTGGTCCTCACCGTCACCGACGACGGCCGCGGCAGCGCCGACCTGGTGCCCGGCGCCGGGATCAGCGGCATGCGGGAGCGCGCCCTTCTCGTCGGTGCCGACCTGAGCGTGGCCAGCGCCCCCGGCCAGGGCACCACCGTCCGTCTCGAGGTGCCGCTGTGACCCCGACGCCCCCGAAGATCCGGATCCTGCTGGCCGACGACCACACCCTCGTACGCCGCGGGGTCCGCCTCATCCTCGACGCCGAGCCGGACCTCGAGGTCGTCGCGGAGGCGGCCGACGGCGCGGAGGCGGTCGCCGCCCTCCGCGATGTCCGGGCCGACCTGGTGATCCTGGACGTCGCGATGCCTCGGATGACCGGCCTGCAGGCCGCGCGCACCATCGCTCGGATGCGTACGCCCCCGAAGATGCTGATGCTCTCGATGCACGACAACGAGCAGTACTTCTTCGAGGCGCTCAAGGTCGGCGCGAGCGGCTACGTTCTCAAGTCGGTCGCCGACGAGGACCTGGTCAAGGCTTGTCGCACCGCCATCCAGGGGCGAGCCTTCGTCTATCCCGGGGCGATGAGCGCGCTGGTCCGTGACTACCTCGACCGCCTCAACCGCGGCGAGAGCCTCCCGCGGACCGTGCTGACCGAACGCGAGGACGAGGTGCTCAAGCTCATCGCCGAGGGCCACTCCACTCGCGAGATCGCGCGCGAGCTGACGATCTCCTACAAGACCGTCGAGCGGCACCGCGAGAACATCCTCGCCAAGCTCGGGCTGCGGGACCGGACTCAGGTGACTCGGTACGCCATCCGTGCGGGCCTCATCGAACCGTGACCTCGTCCGGTGGTCGAGCCGCTGCCTTCACGCTGGTCGAGCGTTGCGTCCCCGCTGGTCGAGCGTTGTGTCCCCGCTGGTCGAGCCGTTGTGTTCCGCTGGTCGAGACCTGCCTTCCGCTGGTCGAGCCGCCGGAGCCGCTAGGCGGAGGCGTGTCGAGACCAACACGGTTCTGGTCGGGGAAACCTCGCTTAGCGACTGTTTCTTCGTCTTCAGGTTCGCCGCCGACCCTTCTTCGAGTGTTTCTCGATCAGCCGCCGCGTCAAGGACGGGCTTCGCCCGCCGCTTCGCGGTGGCCTTCGGCCATCCTTGACTCGGCACCTGATCGAGAAAGATTTCGCCATTATCGGGGCGGCGGCGAGGGTGTGGCGCGGGGTCCAGGTTACTTGTTCACGGACTGCTTAAATCGGGTCTGACCAGCACAAACAGGTAGCATCCTGGTGCTGTTTCACATATAATGAGGCGTATGAACGAGACCGTCGACCAGCTCCTCGCCGGGCCGCCCCTGGGTGCGTCCGAGGGTGAGCTGGTCGACTGGATCGGCCGGCTCGAAGAGATCAAATGCGTCGCTGAGGCCGTTCAAACAGAGGCAGCCGTACGCCTCGACGAGGCCACCCGCGCCCGGCAGGCCGAGGCCGGGATCCGTGCCCGGAAACTGGGGGAAGGCGTGGCCTCGCAGGTGGCGTTGGCGAGGCGAGTCTCACCGGCCAAGGGTGCCAAGCTCCTGGGCTTGGCGAAGATCCTCATCGTCGAGATGCCGCACACGTTCCGGTTGATGAAAGCAGGCCTGTTCTCGCAGTGGCAGGCCACCATCCTCGCCCGCGAGACCGCCTGTCTCTCGGTGGAGGACCGCCGAGTCATTGACTACCAGCTCTGTGCTCTCGGCCCCGATGGTGAACCGCCTGCAGTGGTGACGATGGGCCTGCGACAGCTCGAGAACGCGGCCAAGAAGCTTGCGATTGCTCTGGACCAGGAGTCTGTCGTGGCTCGTGCCGCCAATGCGGAGAAGGACCGCCGGGTCAGCGTCCGGCCGGCTCCCGACACGATGACCTGGCTCGGCGCATTGTTGCCGGTCAAGGACGGCGTCACCGTCTACGCGGCCCTGGACCAGGCAGCCAAGGCTGCCCAGGCGGCCGGTGATGAGCGGTCGCGTGGGCAGGTCATGGCCGACACCCTGGTCGACCGCGTCACCGGGCGTGACGGCGTCGACGCGAAGCCTCGGATCGAGGTCAAGATCGTCATGACAGCCGACGCCCTCACCAACGACACCGACCAGCCCGCGATGGTCGAGGGCTACGGCCCCGTCCCCGCGACCTGGGCCCGCGAAGCACTCGCCGACGCGGAGGTCTTTATCCGCAGGCTGTTCACAGACCCTACCGGGCAGCTGGTCGCGATGGAGT
Coding sequences within:
- the ccrA gene encoding crotonyl-CoA carboxylase/reductase; amino-acid sequence: MQNILDAILAGDTPGEEFANLEIPSHYRAATVHKDEVDMFEGVATKEKDPRKSLHVEDVALPQLGPGEAFVAVMASAINYNTVWTSIFEPVSTFGFLERYGKESELGARHNLDYHVVGSDLSGVVLAVGAGVTKWKPGDRVVAHCLSVELEAPDGHNDTMMDPSQRIWGFETNFGGLADVAMVKANQLMPKPEHLTWEEAASPGLVNCTAYRQLVSVNGGNMKQGDNVLIWGASGGLGGFATQYALNGGANPVCVVSNEEKAKIVRNMGAEMVINRSEMDFKFWNEEGTQQNPKEWKRLGKAIRDLTGGEDIDIVFEHPGRETFGASVYVTRKGGTITTCASTSGYMHEYDNRYLWMNLKRIISSHFANYRESWEANRLIAQGKIHPTLSRTYTLEDVGQASLDVHHNKHQGKVGVLCLSPEEGLGVLDEEKRAAHIDKINLFRGI
- a CDS encoding acetyl-CoA C-acetyltransferase — translated: MSNVIVAGARTPIGRLLGGLKSLSAADLGGVAIKGALEKAGVSPDQVDYLIMGQVIQAGAGQNPARAAGIAGGLPMNVPSITINKVCLSGLNTIATADQLIRAGEAEIIVAGGMESMTNAPHLLPKSREGFKYGDTTLVDSMAYDALYDQATQQAMGGLTEQINSEGVKLTREEQDAFAATSHQRAAAAQKNGVFDDEIVPVSIPQRKGDPIVVSADEGVRGDTTAESLGKLRPAFSKEGTITAGSASQISDGAAAVVVMSKAKAEELGLEWLCEIGAHGMVAGPDSSLQLQPANATAKALEKEGITAADLDLVEFNEAFAAVGIESTKKLDLDPDKVNVNGGAIALGHPVGMSGTRVVLHLALELKRRGGGTGAAALCGGGGQGDALIVRVPKA
- a CDS encoding AI-2E family transporter translates to MNAAAADRPGDGPETTSAETGPSDDSTVDSGSAITADEPEPEPEESERDKRYGKPGPPFDRRSPYLFGLLLGFGLLTAYAASNLFTTMGSVILQVVVSLFIAAGINPMVVFLQRRGFPRPWAVLTVILGVLGALALFFVALVPVISDQIAKISANVPDWIEELQRNQRIQQLNDEYRILDKVQDYVASGDFVSSAFGGALGVGLAVINVLVTGFIVIVLTLYFIAAYDQTKNALYRLAPASRRDRVSKLGDRVFEGIGGYVSGAFIVALCAGLSTLVLLFAVGMGEYAVALAFVVMITDVIPMIGATIGAIIVCSITFATTDLKTGIIAVIFYIAYQQFENYVIYPRVMSRSVDVPGVVIVIAALVGASLLGVVGALLAIPTAAAILMLVREVYVRAQDQR
- the meaB gene encoding methylmalonyl Co-A mutase-associated GTPase MeaB, which gives rise to MSDLVARARGGEPRAVARLVSYVENAPVGGGERLREVMAALAPHGGHAHIVGLTGAPGVGKSTTTSALVRELRSAGRTVAVLAVDPSSPFSGGALLGDRIRMTDHATDPGVFIRSMASRGHLGGLAWSAPQALRVLDAAGFDVVLVETVGVGQSEVEIAGLADTTVVLVAPGMGDGIQAAKAGILEIGDLYVVNKADRDGATKVQRDLRGMLRLADRPAESWAPPVLAAVAQSGKGMAEVVAALDEHRDWLRSSGTLEARRTRRARAEVEAIAVETLRARWTTVGEMDDLDALAAEVVKGERDPYAAADTLLAEKSVPDAE
- a CDS encoding EamA family transporter, with the translated sequence MTTLTNDEAVPQSTKTPLVAAGLLLAVVSAVTFSLSGPLGRGLFDTGWTTGGVLIFRVGIGAVVLAPFAVRALSGRWRSVAASWRLVVAYALLAIVVPQFAFFSAVQWMAVGPALLMEYMGVVLVVAWMWLRHGERPSRLTMVGALIAIAGLVLVLDLVSGANVHPVGILWAAGAAVGLAGYFVLNAHSSTTLPPLALAWLGLTGATILLALLCLIGAIPFAIETSPVVMAGLEVAWWVPLIGLGVLTCSVAYATGIAATRNLGSRLSSFVGLLEVVSAVVFAWLLLGEAPGLIQLIGGLVVLAGIIAVQQGEQSTTAS
- the mce gene encoding methylmalonyl-CoA epimerase translates to MTSVEIPSHLFTQIDHVGLAVADLDAAIDFYEKTFGMKLAHRETNEEQGVEEAMIAIGESDNKLQLLAPLNEKSTIAKFLDRNGPGMQQLAYRVTDVEQVSAILKERGVRLLYDAPRRGTADSRINFIHPKDAGGVLVELVEPAAQPGH
- a CDS encoding CGNR zinc finger domain-containing protein, translating into MVFTYDTDMGLQAVVDLVNTDGSSSDDLTEVAQLDAFYQRWGYTGRHDRTRAELEDVRRIRPVMRELLLADRDEAVHLVNKLLSDYGTTPQLVRHDETDWHIHASAEDRPYAERIIVETAMAMVDVIRTDELSRLSICADEGCEGVVVDLSRNRSKRYCSQTCTNRNAVAAYRERQGSARK